GTTCGACGTAGGCGCTCATGCCTTCGCGGGCGTAGCCGTGGGCGAGGTCGAACATCGAGTAGTTCAGGGCGTGGAAGCCGGCCAGGGTGATGAACTGGAAGGTGAAGCCCATGGCGCCGAGTTCACGCTGGAACTTGGCGATCGTGGCGTCGTCCAGGTGCTTGCGCCAGTTGAAGGACGGCGAGCAGTTGTAGGAGAGCATCTGGTCCGGGAACTCGGCCTTGACGGACTCCGCGAACTTGCGGGCGAGCTCGAGGTCCGGGGTGCCCGTTTCCATCCAGATGAGGTCGGAATACGGGGCGTAGGCCTTGGCGCGGGCGATGCAGGGTTCGATGCCGTTGCGGACCTTGTAGAAGCCCTCAGCGGTACGTTCGCCTGTGATGAATTCCTGGTCGCGCTCGTCGACGTCGGAGGTAATCAGGGTGGCTGCCTCGGCGTCGGTGCGGGCGATAACGACCGTCGGGGTGCCTGCGACGTCGGCCGCGAGGCGGGCGGCGTTCAGGGTCCGGACGTGCTGCTGGGTGGGGATGAGCACCTTGCCGCCGAGGTGGCCGCACTTCTTTTCCGAGGCGAGCTGGTCTTCCCAGTGCACGCCCGCGGCGCCGGCCTGGATCATGGATTTCATGAGTTCGTAGGCGTTCAGGGGGCCGCCGAAGCCGGCTTCGGCGTCGGCGACGATCGGGACCAGCCAGTCCTCGACGGTCTGGATGCCTTCGGAGAATTCGATCTGGTCGGCGCGGAGCAGGGCGTTGTTGATGCGGCGGACCACGGTGGGGACCGAGTTGGCCGGGTAGAGCGACTGGTCCGGGTAGGTGTGGCCGGAGTTGTTGGCGTCGGCGGCGACCTGCCAGCCGGAAAGGTAGATGGCCCGAAGCCCGGCCTTGACCTGCTGCACGGCCTGGTTGCCGGTCAGCGCACCGAGGGCGTTGGTGTAGCCGCCGGTCTTGGCCTCTTCCGTGAGCTGCTTCCACAGCTTCTCGGAGCCGCGCTTGGCCAGGGTGTGTTCTTCGGAGACGCGGCCGCGGAGGCGGACGACGTCGGTGGCGGAGTAATCGCGGGTGACGCCTTCCCAACGCGGGTTGGCAGCCCATTCGAGCTCCAGTGCGGCGGCCTGCTCGGTTGCTGTCTGCTGAGCGGCGGGCTGTCCTGGTTCAAATGCTGCGGTCATTGTCTGTCTCCTTTGACGCTACTTTGGCGTGTTGCTGTCTATGTAGCCCCGGCCGATCTTCGCTGCGCCTTTGCAGTCCAGGCCGGCCGGGGTTTCCGTAGTTCTTACTTTTCAGTACTTCCAAGAGGCTTTCTAGAGGAAAACCATGGAAAGAAACGCACTTCTTCGCGTATTCTCAAAAAATGTCACCTGTGAGCTGGAACCGCGAAGTACCGCCGCCGTCGTCGTCTGCCTCTGACGCCGAACTGGACGTCATCAGCCTGGGCCGCCGCGTGCGGTATCTGCGCAAGCAGGCCGGGCTGACCCTCGACGACGTGAGTGCCGCCGTCGGGACCGCCCCCAGCCAGTTGAGCCTCATCGAGAACGGCAAGCGGGAACCCAAGCTGGGTTTGTTGAAGCAACTCGCGGCCGCCTTGAATGTGGGCATCGACCAGCTGCTCGGAGCGGAACCGCCCAGCCGCCGCGCCGCCCTGGAAATTGAGCTGGAACGATACCAGCGCGGGCCCCTCTACGAGTCGTTGAACCTGCCGAAAATCCGCGTCAGCGCGCGGCTACCGCTCGATGTTCTAGAGTCGCAAGTGGGCCTCCTGCAGGAGCTTGAGCGCAGGCTCAACGAGCAGGTCGCGACGCCGGAAGAAGCCCGGCGCGCGAACGGTGAACTGCGTGCCATGATGCGCGAGCGCGGCAACTATTTTCCGGAGTACGAGGCCGAAGCGCAGAAGGTCCTCAAAGGCGTTGGCTACACCGCCGGTCCCTTGAGCCAACACGTCATCGCAGACATCGCGGACCACCTCGGATTCACGCTTCACCACGTGGGCGACCTGCCCCATTCCACCCGCTCGGTGACCGATCTAAAGAATCACCGAATTTATCTCACGCAGAGCCAACGCCAGGACCACGATCCCCGTTCGGTCCTTCTTCAGGCCCTCGGCCATTACGTCCTGGGCCACGAGACGCCCAAGAACTACGGCGACTTCCTGGCGCAGCGGGTCGCAACGAACTACTTCGCCGCGGCGCTCCTCCTGCCCGAACACGCCACCCTGGAGTTCCTCCAGAAGGCGAAAGCCGCCAAGGAGATCGCCGTCGAGGACATCCGGGACGCCTTCGCCGTCTCCTATGAAACAGCCGCGCACCGCTTCACCAACCTGGCCACGAAGCACCTGGGCATCACCACCCACTTCCAGAAGACCCACCAGAGCGGCATCATCTACAAGGCCTACGAGAACGACGGCGTCGCCTTCCCGCAGGACCATACCGGCGCCATCGAGGGCCAGCCGGCGTGCAAGGCGTGGACTTCGCGTGCCGTGTTCGACGTTCCGGACAAGTTCAGCGCCTACAGCCAATACACCGATACCGTCTCCGGCACCTATTGGTGCACGGCCCGTACCGAACGCTCGGCGGCGGGGGAATTTTCGCTCAGCATCGGCGTGCCGTACCAGCATGTGAAGTGGTTCCGCGGGAGGGAAACGACGGCGCGGGCTACCTCGACGTGTCCGGACCCGAACTGCTGCAAGCGGCCCCCGGCGTCGTTGGCTTCATCCTGGGCAGGCAATGCCTGGCCGTCCGCCCGCGCTCACTCGCACCTCCTGGCCGCCATGCCGCCGGGTGCGTTCCCCGGCGTCGACGAGACCGAGGTGTACGCGTTCCTGGAGGCGCACTCGGGGTAGTTATTGGGCTGTTGCATTGGGGGCGCGTCACGCTGCGCACCTTTTTGGATTCCTGCGGGCTGGACGGCCCCGGAATTCCGCGGCTTGGCCCGTGGTACGGACTCAAAAACCTGCCCTGCGTGACGCCTACTCCTTGAGGACCGGGTAGCTCAAGTGGGTGACGCCCACACCCTCGACGACGGTCGGGTTGCCTAAAGTGATCGGCGCGTTCTCAAAGCGATCGAACAGCCGGATACCGGATCCGAGCAGGAGCGGAACCAGGTCGACGCGGATCTCGTCGAGCAAGCCAGCGTCGAGGCACTGTCGGATGGTGTCCGGCCCGTGCATGCCGACGATCTTGTCGCCAGCCGCCGCCTTTGCCTGCCCGACAGCGCTTTCCAGCCCGTCGGTGACGAAGTGCACCGAGGAGTCGGAACGGGGCCACCCCTCGGGCATCTGATGAGTCACGACGTACGCGGGCACGCCGAACGGGTGCTGGCCGCCCCAGGCGTCGGCCCGGTCGGAGGTGCGTCTCCCGGTGAGCATCGCACCCACCTCACCCATCAAGGTCCGCAGGTGTTGGGCACTCGCTTCGGAAACATGGAATGTGAAGCCCGGGTTGAAGGTAGGGACGTCGACGTCGCCTGCGAAGTACCAGTCGAAGACCTCGTCGACGCCGTCGTCGAGATCCGCCACATAGCCGTCGAGGGACATCGACATGAACGCCACTACCTTGGTCATTGCGTTGCTCCTTCAGTTTCGGACGGGTTTGGGCAGGCCGGGACGGGTCAGACGGACATGGCCCAGGACAAAGCCGCATCGCGGCGAGGCTCGGACGGGTCTACCAGCCGTATTCTGTCCACGAGCCGGACACGGTCGATGAGGGATGACTCGATGAGTGCCAGAACGAACGCATGGTCCTTGGGGCGTGCCGCAATGAGCTTCGCCGCGCAGAGATCGTAGGGATCCAAGCAAAGCCCGGTGCTGTACCGGGTCTGCTCATTGCGCACACCGACAAGGCGGTACTCCCAGTCCTCCGGGAGCACAGCAGTCTCCCTTTCGGCAGCCTGGACATAGAACCCGAACTCCTTGTGGAAGGGTGACCACTCACCAAGGGCGGAGTCGATGCTGTCCGCAAGCGTGCCGGCGTCGTCGTCGGAAAACGGGGCGATATCGACGGCATCCGACATGGTGATCGATGCAGGCAACTGGTCCTCCGTGAAGGATCCCAGAATTGACTGGCTGCCGATTACGATCACCCGGTCGCCGTGGATGATGTCCGTAGCGGCTCGGATGGCGTGCTCGAGCTCATCGCGGCGCATGGCTGTACCGTACCCCCGCACCGGCCGATTGTCAGTAGCCGCCCCGCTGCCGCCCCGCTGCCGCTCGCGCCCAGCCAGCAGCGTTGCTACTTTTTCGATGAGCTCGTACGGGATTGGCTTCCCCAAGGGGAACTTCAACGTGCCCTTGGCCGCCCGGAAAGGGGCGATTTCCCGCTCGAAGTCCTCGTCGCCGTCGGGCACTGGATAGACGGAAATGTGGTGCTTCCACGCCGCGAAATACACCACATAGTGGCCGTCGAGCGTGATGGTGGAGATTCCGTAACTGATCCTGTCCCCGGCTCCGGGCACAGCTGCCAGTGCCCGCCGCCGGATCTCCTGAAGGATGGTTCGCACCTCGTCCGGCCGCGACGCAATGTATTCGTCCACCGTGTCAAAATGTTCCACCATGCACTTCCCCCGCTCCGTCCCGAGCCCTGCTGTTCAGCCGGTCTTGGACCAAGCTTGCCTCAGTCCGCGCCACCCTGCCAGAGGCGGTCGAACGGGTTCGTGGCGACTCCGACGCTCGCTCACTTATGTCGGGTTTTGGCTGGTCGCTCGCTCGCTTATGTCGGGTTTTGGCTGGTCGCTCGCTCGCTTATGGTGACGAGCGTCGTGCGCGGTGGCGAGTTTGCCGGACAATTCTCGATTCCTCGATGCGAGAATAGGGGAGGCTCCGCGGTTTTGCTGGCGGGTCCACCACCAGTGCTAATACAGCGGGGCGCCGTGCTAACTCCGGCCGCCTGCGCAAACCACTATGAACGGACAAGCGATGACGTCAGCACCAGAATCCCAGACCCTCAGTAAACCCGCGCCCCGCTTCGCATCGATAGGCTCCCCGTACTTCGGCATCATGCTGGCGTGCATGGCCGTCGTGCTGATCCTGTCCAACATCGGCGCTGCGAAAGGCGTCGTCTTCGGTCCGATCATCACCGACGGCGGATTCTTCCTCTTCCCGCTTGCGTACATTCTCGGCGATGTGATGAGCGAGATTTATGGATTCAAAGTTGCCCGCAAAGCGATCATCACCTCGTTCGCACTGTCAGCATTCGCATCGCTCTGCTACTGGATCATCATCGCGCTGCCCGGTTTCAATGACGATTACGGCAACGCCAAGCAGGCTGCCATCGAAGGCGCACTGGGGCCGGTTCCCCAGATCGTCCTTGCTTCACTTCTCGCGTTCCTGGCCGGCCAGACCATCAACTCGCTGATCCTGGTCAGGATGAAAGCCCGTTCGGGAGAGAGAACCCTCTGGGCTCGGCTCATGGGATCGTCCGGGGTGGGCGAATTCGTGGACACGCTCATCTTCTGCAGCATCGCCGCCTCGGTCATTGGCATCACGGACTTCGGAAGCTTCGTCAACTATGTGCTGGTTGGCTTTGTGTACAAGGTCGGTGTCCAGTACATTCTCGTGCCCGTAACGTCCTTGGTCATTGGCTGGATCAAGAAGCGCGAGCCCAGCTACTGGGCCTGAGCGGGCGTTGGCCCGGGAGGAGATATATGTGAGCGGGCGTCGGCCCGGGACGCGATATATGTGAGCGGGCGTCGGCCCGTGAGGCGATATAGGTGAGCCGGCGTTGTCGCGGGGGGCGATATATGTGAGCGGGCGTCGTCGGCTCAGGGGAACCGCAGGGAAGTCCGGTAGTTTCAGAGGATGAAGCTGGGAAACGCCGTGCTCACGGCCGAGAATCTTGTTGCAGGCTATGGCGAGCATGCAGTGTGCGGGCCGCTCGACGTCGAGGTTTTCTCCGGGCAAGTCCTCGGGATGGTGGGCGAAAACGGTGCGGGCAAATCCACCCTGCTCCGCACGATGATTGGCGCGCAGGCCGCTATTGAGGGCGATGCCCACGTTCTTGGCTTGATGCCGGACGACCGCTCGGCCCTCTTTCGCAGCAAGGTTTCGGTGCTGCTGGATGAAGATGCCTACTTCGATTCCCTCACCGTCCGCGAGCACCTTTCCTTGGTGGCCAGGGGGCATGGCCTCGCCGACCCCGATGCTGCCGTGGAGGGAGAGATCGACTTCTTCGAGCTCCAAACGGTGGCCGAAGCGTTTCCCGATCAGCTTTCCTCGGGGCAGCGCCGCAAGCTCCTCCTGGCCTCGGCATTCATCCGCCCCTTCGAACTGCTAGTCCTGGACGAGCCGGAGCAGCGGCTCGATACCCGCATGCGTGGCCTGCTCGCCCAGCGGATCGCCCGGACTGCCAAAAAGAGTGCCGCCGTCGTCATGGTCACCCACGATGCGGACGTCGCCCAGGCGGCGTGTACCCGGGCGGTAATAGTCGACGACGGCGGTGCGCGCGTGGTGAGTACCGACGAGGCCGTGGCGAGGATCCGCCGGTGAGCATGTCCACTGCTGCCGTAGCGCAGCCGGAGTTCGTCGACTTCGACCCCGAGCGTGCCACGCGCAAGGTCATCCGCCCGCGTGGCCAGTCCTTGCTTTCCAGGCTCAACGAGCTCTACATCCAGTTCCTGACCTTCGGCGTCGGCCTGATCTACGCGACGGGCCTCCTCAACGGGCTCACTGCCGCCGCGGAACATGGTTTCGGCGGCCACCTGATTTCGGCCAGCTACGGTGTGGTTCCTGTTGAATACGGTCTCGTGGCCGGATTCGGGCTCTTGGGCCTCGCCGCGTACTGGGTGGCGGGCAGGCTCGGTCCACTGGCCATCACGGCGAATCAGCGGCACTGGTGGTACTCGCTGGCTATCAACCGCGAGCCGCTCCTAGCCCGAGGCTTGCGACGCGCAGTCCTGGCTGCCGCCGTCGTCGGGGCACTCACCACCATCCCCGTAGCGGTCATCAGCGGCTCGAACGCGGTGGTGTTTGCCGGACGGGTCCTGGCAGGGGCACTGACCGGCGCGGCTATTCTCGCGCTGGCCGCGTTCGCCCAGACGCGCTTGGCAGGGCCGGCCGGGAGCCAGAGGTCGGCCAGGCCGCAAGGCCGGGCAACCTCGTGGCTGTTGGCTGCCGCTTCGGCCGCACTCGGAGCAATGCTTTTCGGGACGCTGCAAGGAAACTGGAACTTCGCCGTCGCCCCTGCAGTCGCTTTGATTGCCGCGGCGCTCGGCATGCGAAACAAGCTCTCCAGCGTCCGCACCACATCGCTGCTCAAGGCAGGGTCCGCGAGGGGACATGTCCAGGCTGCGCTCACACTAATGGACACCGGGGAGCTCAGTGCCTCCCTGTCCAGCGGCGGCAAACGGAGCCGGATCAAGCTTCCGGGCACGCCGCGCACCGCAGCGGGCGCGCTCTTCCACGCCGAGGCAACCGTGCTCGCCCGGCAGCCCGGCCGGCTGTGGCGCTGGGGCCTGGGTCTCGCCGTCGTTCCCTTGACCGGGCTGGTCCGGACGTTCGATTCACCCGTCATCCTGCTTCCCGTGCTGCTTGCCGCGGCGATCTTCTCTTCCACCGCGGCGGCCGGGCCGCTTTGGCAGCTGCGCATGGCTCCCAGTCTCGACGCCCTCCTTCCGATCTCCAGGACGGCCTCGCGCTGGGTCCACGTCGCGCTGCCAGTCATGCTGATGGGGTTGTGGACGACGGCGGCTGCCGGATTCTTCGTGCTGGCCGGGGGCTTCCGGGTGGAGCTCCTCGTCCTGGGCGCGGCGGCGAGCGGTGGTTTGGGCGCGGGGATGCTGCGGCGTGCTTTCCGGCAGCAGGAAGACCTGACCAAGCTGGTGTACCTGATGCAGCTGGGACGCAGCGGACCCGCCATGCTGGGAACCCGGATCCGGGGCTACGTTCTGTGCCTCTTCGCCCTGGTCCCTTTGGCTTTGGGCATGCTGTTCAACGCCCCAGAGCTGCTGGTGACGCCCGCCGTCGTGCTCAATGTGGTGCTCCTGGTGATCGGCGTGACGACGGCCGACCGCCCCTGAGGAGGCTCGCCGGCGCGAGCTCGCCGGAACGGTGCCGGATCGCCGGAGAGTTCCGGCGACCTGGGTGCGTTCCGGCGATCTCGACGGCGGGAGGCTAACGACGGCGAGAGGCTAGCGACGGAGGGCGGTCAGTATCCGGTTCTTGAATTCCTGCTCGCGAAAGAGGTGCTTCCACTCCACGCGGACGAAACGCCAGCCGTCCTCGCTAAGGGCCTTCTCCCGGCGCCGCTCCTGGAAAATCACTTCGGCTGTCGGCTTGAAATCGAAGTACTTGACCTCGCCGTCGAATTCCAGAGCGACCTTTGCCTCCCGCCAGGCAAAGTCGAGCCGATGCCGGCCTGCCCGGCTTTGCACCTCAACCTGCGGTTCGGGCATCGGCAACTTCAGCCGGGAGATGAGTTCGCGGCACAAGGTTTCGCCGGCCGACTCGGATCGTGGATCAGCGTTGACCAGGGCCATTCGAAGGTTCCTGACGCCGCGTCGGCCATCCAATGCCTCGGCCATGGCCTGCAAAACCGCGCGATCAGCGCCAAGCCTGAGCGCATGGTCCATGATCACCAGCGCCTGCTTGTAGCTGAGCAGCAAGGCGCAATCCACCACTGTCCGTTCCAAGGACGTGACCCGCAAGTTCCTGATTGTCACAACGTCCGTCTCGTCGAAAGGCCTCGTGTGTCCGTGGACGTCCTTGCCAAGGCGCTCGCTCGACGGCCGGACCCGCAGCAGTATGTGGACGACGTCGTCGACATTCCAGAGGAAGAGGCGGTGCAGCCGCGCCGCCGAAGTGTGGCTATACACGAAGTCTCCCGCCGACGTCGTGAGCGTTCCGTGCGCATGGGCGTAAATCAGTTGCGTGCTTCGGAGCCAAGCGGATTGCTTCTCCCAGAGCGCGGCCCGGATATAGCAGCCGTACCGTAGCCGGACAAGCTTGCCGCTACGCACCAGGAGCTGGATTGCACGGGAATTTAGACCATGTGAGTGGAGTTGATCGGTGCGCCAAAGGTTTCCCTTTTCCGGGAGCGAAGATGGCTGGGAAGGCGTCATTGATCCAGCCTCGCGGGCCGCCGGGACGCACGGAAGCCACCTGGTCGCCTATGTGGAAAACGCGGGGTCGCCGGAACGGTACCGGGTCGCCCGAACGCTCCGGCGAACCGGCACCGTTCCGGCGAGCTCGACGGCGGGAGGGAAGCTACGAGTAGTACCGCCCCAAGGTCTCGGCCTTGAACTGGAAGAAGTCCCCGGATTCGATGGCCAACCGCGCGTCGTCCACCATCTTCACCACGAAACGCTCGTTGTGGATGGAGATGAGCGTGGCCGAGACCATCTCGTGCGCCTTGTACAGGTGATGGATATACGCGCGCGAATAGTTGGCACAGGTGTAGCAATCGCAACCATCCTGCAAGGGTCCGAAATCCGATTTGTAGCGTGCCCCGGAAAGGTTGTACCGACCGGACGGAGTGTAAAAGGCCGAGTTGCGGGCCACCCGGGTGGGGGAGACGCAATCGAACGTGTCGGCGCCGTTCTCGATGGCCGTGAAGATATCGTCCGGCTCGGAGATGCCCAGGAGGTGCCGTGGCTTGTTCTCGGGAAGTTCCTCGTTGCACCAACGCACAATGGTGCCGAGGTTCTCCTTCTCCAAGGCGCCGCCGATGCCGAAACCATCAAAGGGCATCCCGCCCAGGTCACGGCAGGCCTTGCGGCGGAGGTCCTCGTACTGTGCCCCCTGGATGACCCCGAAAAGGGCTTGGTACGGCTTCCCTACCCGGGAGGCCGTCAACCGCTCATGCTCCACCACGCAGCGCTCGGCCCAGCGACGCGTCCGCTCCAAGGATTCCTCTTGATAGCCGCGGGAGTTCTGCAGGGTGGTCAGCTCGTCGAAGGCGAACATGATGTCGGCGCCGATCTGGTGCTGCACCCGCATGGAGATCTCCGGCGAGAAACGGTGCCGGTCCCCGTTCAGGTGCGATTTGAACCAGACGCCGTCCTCGTCCACATGCGCCAGCCGCTCCTTGCCCGGGGCTACCGCGTCGTCAGGCCCGGACGCATCCACGGAGGTCATGTCGATGACCTTCTTGAACCCCGAGCCGAGGCTCATCACCTGGAATCCACCAGAGTCCGTGAACGTTGGCCCGTCCCAGTTCATGAACGCGCCGAGCCCGCCCGCCGCGTCCAGGATCTCCGGCCCCGGCTGGAGGTACAGGTGGTAGGCGTTGGCCAGCAACGCCTGCGCGCCGAGCTCCTTCATGGATTCGGGCAGCACGGCTTTGACCGTGGCTTTGGTCCCGACGGCGATGAACGCGGGCGTCTGGATCTGGCCGTGCGGTGTGGTGATGGTTCCGGTGCGGCCTAGGAACTCCCCGCGCTTGCCGCCGCCGTGGCGGCTGTCGCCGTCGGCGTTCAAAGTTCCCGACGACGGCGGCCGCGTTTCGCTGAGCCGCGCGCCTACCTCGAAGGAGAACGCGGACTGCGGGGCAGTCCCGGGCGCGGAAGGATCGGACTCGGAGCTGGACCCGGAACGAGGCAGGGAGGAATCGGCTGGCACCGTTACAGTCTGCCAGCCCGGGAGCGTGAATCGTCAGTGCGAATGCACCTCTGTGGGGTAGTTCTCAGCCTTCCAGCCGTCCCAGTGCGAGCGGATCGAGTCCAGGCTGGCCGCGCCCAGGTCGTAGGTCGACGCGATCACGATAGTGCCGCCGTCGGGCCTCTTCTCCGGAATCACCGGCTGGTCAGCCACAATCAGCAGCCCATCCCCGTGTTCCGCATAACCGTGCACGGTGAGGCCCACCTGGTGGTTGCTCCGGAACCAGACCTTTCCGGAAATGGCCTCGCCCGTCGGGAGCGTGAGCGAGTATTCCTCCCCGGGAGCCGGGACGTCGGCCAGGCCAAGTTTCTGGATTCCGGAGCCGCTACCGCCGGGCAGGGAGACGAAATGCGTGCGCCGGTGCCCGTGTGGATGGCGTTCCAGGGCGAAGCGGAGCTGGTGCAGGAAGGTCAGCCAACCTTGGGTGATGTCCTCGTCCCACGCGGCCCATTCGGAATCGTGGTCCAAGGCGGCCCGCGTCACGCGGACTTCGGTGCCTCCGCTGACCGGTGTGAGTTCGAAGACGTCTCCGCCGTTCACCGTGAGGCTTGTGTGGTCAGGCCCCTCGACCACTGCGGTGCTGAAGTAGATTTGGTTGATTTCGTCGCCAAGCTCATCGGCCTCCCAGCCGTGCCATTGAGCCACGAGCGACGGTTCGCGCAGCGAAGTCCAAACTTGCTGCGCGTCGGCATTAACAACAACGCTCAGATTGTTCGTCATGGCCCGAATCTACCGCCGTTGGCGCGAACGCGACAGGTCTTGCGGAATCCTCCGATAGCGCCTAAGCCCGCACGGCCTCGAGTTCGTTCGCGATCCGGTGATCGAGTTCCCCGACGCCAAGGGTGTTCGAGCCGCCGTGCGAGCGCAGGAACAGCAGGGTTTCGAGCCGGAGCAGCCGCCATTCACGCTCGGCGTCGCGGTTGCCGTTGTCGATGGAGCGGAAGATTTCCTTGTCGTACAGGTTCGGTTCGTTGAGCCCGCGCTGCCGGACCTTGGCGGCGATCCGGGCCTTGAACGGGTCCGTCTCCACGGTGTCCGGCGCTTGCAGGAGTTGATCGTAGACTTCCCCGCGGTCCGTTTGGCCGAGCTCACGGCAAATGAAGCTGGAAAGGGCGAGGGAACGTTCAACGGACATCCACCGGTCGCGGTTTCCGTCGTAGGGGAGCACGTTGAGAATATCGGCCACCGCGAGGGCATGGTCCGGATCCCGCAGCTCGATGAAAAGATCGTGCGCAAGGTCGCTCAGATCCCGCAGGCAGCTTCCCGACTTCGTATTGATGCCCTTCACGAGGCGTTCACTCAACACCGCGACGCCGTTCCTGCCGGGGTGCGCTTCGGCAGCGGCGGCCACGACGTCCTCGGGCGAGTCTGTCGGTTCCGGGATCAGCGCGAGCTGCTCGGGACTCGGCGCCGTCGGTCCGCTGACAGTCGGTGCCACCGTGGGCAAAGGGGGTACGACGACGGCGGGAACGGCTTCCGCGGGCGAGTCACCGGCGTCGGAGGTACCGGCGTCGGGCGCGTCAGCGGCGTCGGGCTCACTGCCGGCGCCGGTAAGCTGCTCCGCAAGCGTGGCAGGGTCTTCGGCGAGCGTGTCGACGTCGTCGGGCACGACACGTGCTTCACCCACAGGGACGCTGGACCCGATCGCGATCCGTACTTTTCCGCCGTCGAGCGTGGTCACCAGGACGAGCGCGGGCACGCCGAAATCGTCGTGTTCGAGCTCGATGTGCGCGATTTCCTCCGAGGGACCATCCCCAGGGAGGAACAAGTGGTCCCCGATTTGCAGGGCCCCAGCTTGCTTTTCACGGTACTGCTGGTCGGCCGGGCTGTGAGTCATCGGAAGTCCTTTGGTTCTCTTGGGGTCCGCCCAACAGTCTATAAAACCCACCCAGCAAATCGGGGAGGTGGCTACTGCCAGCCGCTACTGTCCGACGCCGGCAAAAGCCAAGGCCTGGCGTACCAGATTGCCGCGGCCGCCGCTGAACTCCTGCTGGACGTCGTCGCTGAGGATTTCCTGCGGAGTCATCCACGTGAGCTCGAGGGCGTCCTGGCGCGGTTCGCACTCGCCGGTCACCGGGATGACATAGACGAGGGACACTGCGTGCTGGCGGTCGTCCGTGAAGCCGGTCTGCGACGGCGCCGGGAAGTATTCGGCCACCGTGAACGGCACGGGACTGACGGGCAGCTGCGGGAAGG
This genomic interval from Arthrobacter sp. FW306-2-2C-D06B contains the following:
- the tgt gene encoding tRNA guanosine(34) transglycosylase Tgt, producing the protein MPRSGSSSESDPSAPGTAPQSAFSFEVGARLSETRPPSSGTLNADGDSRHGGGKRGEFLGRTGTITTPHGQIQTPAFIAVGTKATVKAVLPESMKELGAQALLANAYHLYLQPGPEILDAAGGLGAFMNWDGPTFTDSGGFQVMSLGSGFKKVIDMTSVDASGPDDAVAPGKERLAHVDEDGVWFKSHLNGDRHRFSPEISMRVQHQIGADIMFAFDELTTLQNSRGYQEESLERTRRWAERCVVEHERLTASRVGKPYQALFGVIQGAQYEDLRRKACRDLGGMPFDGFGIGGALEKENLGTIVRWCNEELPENKPRHLLGISEPDDIFTAIENGADTFDCVSPTRVARNSAFYTPSGRYNLSGARYKSDFGPLQDGCDCYTCANYSRAYIHHLYKAHEMVSATLISIHNERFVVKMVDDARLAIESGDFFQFKAETLGRYYS
- a CDS encoding SRPBCC domain-containing protein, translating into MTNNLSVVVNADAQQVWTSLREPSLVAQWHGWEADELGDEINQIYFSTAVVEGPDHTSLTVNGGDVFELTPVSGGTEVRVTRAALDHDSEWAAWDEDITQGWLTFLHQLRFALERHPHGHRRTHFVSLPGGSGSGIQKLGLADVPAPGEEYSLTLPTGEAISGKVWFRSNHQVGLTVHGYAEHGDGLLIVADQPVIPEKRPDGGTIVIASTYDLGAASLDSIRSHWDGWKAENYPTEVHSH
- a CDS encoding DUF6707 family protein; the encoded protein is MTHSPADQQYREKQAGALQIGDHLFLPGDGPSEEIAHIELEHDDFGVPALVLVTTLDGGKVRIAIGSSVPVGEARVVPDDVDTLAEDPATLAEQLTGAGSEPDAADAPDAGTSDAGDSPAEAVPAVVVPPLPTVAPTVSGPTAPSPEQLALIPEPTDSPEDVVAAAAEAHPGRNGVAVLSERLVKGINTKSGSCLRDLSDLAHDLFIELRDPDHALAVADILNVLPYDGNRDRWMSVERSLALSSFICRELGQTDRGEVYDQLLQAPDTVETDPFKARIAAKVRQRGLNEPNLYDKEIFRSIDNGNRDAEREWRLLRLETLLFLRSHGGSNTLGVGELDHRIANELEAVRA
- a CDS encoding NUDIX hydrolase family protein; its protein translation is MSVRTPDPYSGWLSDEDLFEARGRLPMVYVEAVPVRLDPLGFVNEVGTLLQGDADGTMVRSFVSGRVLYRETIRAALLRHMEKDLGPLAFPQLPVSPVPFTVAEYFPAPSQTGFTDDRQHAVSLVYVIPVTGECEPRQDALELTWMTPQEILSDDVQQEFSGGRGNLVRQALAFAGVGQ